A genome region from Triticum aestivum cultivar Chinese Spring chromosome 2B, IWGSC CS RefSeq v2.1, whole genome shotgun sequence includes the following:
- the LOC123041451 gene encoding uncharacterized protein has product MMRHRARSSPSSPLTPSTSMRAKKIFGFSVSLILINLASIMERADENLLPAVYKEVSVAFNVGPTDLGYLNFLMNFLKSIASPLAGILALHYDRPAVLAIGTVFWALSTGAVGVSQHFRQLAFWRAVNGLGLAIVIPALQSFIADSYKDGTRGAGFGLLSLIGAVGGIGGSVVATLMAGKDYWGLPGWRLAFIMVALLSLIIGILVYLYSTDPRRIPGNHLLDDDDYERLHLSSKDVLPPPSIWMDSWVATRSVMKVKTFQIIVLQGIIGSLPWTAIVFFTMWFELIGFDNRSSAALNSLFAIGCASGAFLGGVLADRLSRRYPDSARIMCAQFSAFMGIPFSWILLTVIPQSTDYWFAYAVTLFFMGITISWCATSANNPMFAEVVPPKHRTMIYAFDRAFEGSFASLAAPAVGLVTERIYGYDAKTVNIANGSAEGAYALSRGLLTMMIVPFGVCVLFYSPLYLVFKRDRDNAKVASFKNQELT; this is encoded by the exons ATGATGAGGCACAGAGCTCGCTCTTCCCCCAGCTCCCCGCTTACCCCATCCACCAGCATGAG AGCGAAGAAGATATTTGGTTTCTCCGTATCTCTCATCCTCATCAATCTGGCTTCTATTATGGAGCGTGCTGATGAGAATCTTCTCCCAGCAGTTTACAAGGAAGTCAGTGTAGCCTTCAACGTTGGTCCCACCGATCTGGGATACCTTAATTTTCTAATGAACTTTCTTAAGTCGATAGCATCCCCCTTGGCAGGCATCCTTGCTCTTCACTATGATCGGCCAGCAGTGCTTGCGATAGGAACTGTCTTCTGGGCCTTATCAACAGGGGCTGTTGGTGTCAGCCAGCATTTTCGGCAGCTTGCATTCTGGAGAGCTGTGAACGGCCTTGGGCTTGCCATTGTAATACCGGCACTTCAGTCCTTCATAGCAGATAGCTACAAAGACGGTACGCGTGGCGCTGGGTTTGGTCTGTTAAGCCTCATCGGTGCGGTGGGGGGCATAGGTGGTAGTGTTGTGGCCACACTCATGGCTGGGAAGGACTACTGGGGATTGCCTGGGTGGCGTCTTGCGTTTATTATGGTTGCACTTCTTAGCTTGATAATTGGCATTCTTGTGTACCTGTATTCCACTGATCCGAGAAGAATCCCTGGCAATCATCTTCTAGATGATGACGACTACGAGAG GCTACATCTGTCCAGCAAAGACGTTCTTCCTCCGCCCTCAATCTGGATGGATTCTTGGGTGGCAACGAGAAGTGTCATGAAAGTGAAGACATTTCAGATCATTGTGCTGCAAGGGATAATCGGCTCATTGCCATGGACGGCCATAGTTTTCTTCACCATGTGGTTCGAACTCATCG GTTTTGACAACAGGAGCTCCGCAGCATTGAACAGCCTATTCGCCATCGGGTGCGCCAGTGGAGCTTTCCTCGGCGGTGTGCTAGCGGATCGGCTGTCGCGGCGCTACCCCGATTCCGCGCGCATCATGTGCGCTCAGTTCAGCGCCTTCATGGGCATCCCGTTCTCGTGGATCCTCCTCACGGTCATTCCTCAGTCCACTGACTACTGGTTCGCCTACGCCGTCACGCTCTTCTTCATGGGCATCACCATCAGCTGGTGCGCCACCTCGGCGAACAACCCCATGTTCGCCGAGGTGGTCCCTCCCAAGCACCGCACCATGATCTACGCCTTCGACCGCGCATTCGAGGGCTCGTTCGCTTCGCTGGCCGCTCCTGCTGTTGGCTTGGTCACCGAGAGGATATACGGCTACGACGCCAAGACTGTGAACATCGCCAATGGATCGGCGGAAGGAGCGTATGCGCTGTCGAGGGGACTGCTCACCATGATGATCGTTCCTTTTGGTGTCTGTGTCCTCTTCTACAGCCCTTTGTACCTTGTGTTCAAGCGCGACAGAGACAATGCCAAGGTAGCCAGCTTCAAGAACCAGGAGCTAACCTGA